A genomic stretch from Novosphingobium resinovorum includes:
- a CDS encoding TIGR03619 family F420-dependent LLM class oxidoreductase produces the protein MKLNVGVPNSMHVAAMTQPWEHALTGDDIGHALQVADDLDFNKCMLGEHFIIPQEHIELSGDHYVHGTVALAFLAGRTKRMRVSSSVSILPLQSPIVQAKAWSTLDWLSGGRATALFGVGWLKDEFDMLGVDFHQRGRIADEYVAAIIELWTSDNPEFDGEFVKFKDVGFAPKPVQQPRLPIWFGGDAEPVLKRVAKFGDGWSPFRTPPEKFPECIDIIRAQPEYDGRPIDLFFALEMLNVGAHHEIMDDPRAPGTRDAQKIIDQIGWLKELGVNETIVPLPPGISGIDEYLDRLRWVAEEIMPKV, from the coding sequence ATGAAGCTGAACGTGGGCGTGCCGAACAGCATGCACGTCGCGGCGATGACCCAGCCGTGGGAACACGCGCTGACGGGTGACGACATCGGCCACGCGTTGCAGGTCGCGGACGATCTGGACTTCAACAAGTGCATGCTGGGCGAGCATTTCATCATACCCCAGGAGCACATAGAGCTGTCCGGCGACCATTACGTGCACGGCACCGTGGCGCTGGCGTTCCTGGCCGGGCGCACCAAACGGATGCGCGTCAGTTCCTCGGTTTCGATCCTGCCGCTGCAGAGCCCGATCGTGCAGGCCAAGGCCTGGTCCACGCTCGACTGGCTGAGCGGTGGGCGGGCGACGGCGCTGTTCGGCGTGGGCTGGCTCAAGGACGAGTTCGACATGCTCGGCGTCGACTTCCACCAGCGCGGACGCATCGCCGACGAATACGTCGCCGCGATCATCGAGTTGTGGACCTCGGACAATCCGGAGTTCGACGGCGAATTCGTGAAGTTCAAGGACGTCGGCTTTGCGCCCAAGCCGGTGCAGCAGCCGCGCCTGCCGATCTGGTTCGGCGGCGATGCCGAGCCCGTGCTCAAACGGGTGGCGAAGTTCGGCGATGGCTGGTCGCCGTTCCGCACGCCGCCCGAGAAATTCCCCGAGTGCATCGACATCATCCGGGCGCAGCCGGAATACGATGGTCGCCCGATCGACCTGTTCTTCGCGCTCGAAATGCTCAACGTCGGCGCGCATCACGAGATCATGGACGATCCGCGCGCGCCGGGTACGCGCGATGCGCAAAAGATCATCGACCAGATCGGATGGCTCAAGGAATTGGGCGTCAACGAGACGATCGTGCCGCTGCCGCCCGGCATTTCGGGGATCGACGAATACCTGGATCGGCTGCGCTGGGTAGCCGAAGAGATCATGCCCAAGGTCTGA